Proteins from a genomic interval of Excalfactoria chinensis isolate bCotChi1 chromosome 21, bCotChi1.hap2, whole genome shotgun sequence:
- the LOC140261567 gene encoding protein MANBAL-like isoform X3 translates to MAAELHFSPPEIPEPTLMENVLRYGLLFGALFQLLCVLAIILPVSKSPKADSEGFESKTWETVKKPKASAAQLSKKAKKESKKKR, encoded by the exons atggctgctgaactgcatttctctcCACCTGAGATCCCTGAGCCCACACTAATGGAGAACGTGCTGCGCTACGGACTCTTGTTTGGAgcccttttccagctcctgtgtgttCTGGCCATCATCCTGCCAGTTTCCAAGTCCCCAAAGGCA GACTCGGAGGGTTTTGAGTCTAAGACTTGGGAGACGGTGAAGAAACCCAAGGcgagtgctgcacagctgagcaagaaagccaagaaggaaagcaaaaagaaacgataa
- the LOC140261570 gene encoding protein MANBAL-like isoform X2, producing MQLGFRRAVWSCRCKVGVPYCKRALKQCWLSTAHSSVFNRSAFCSLYFRGWRCRAQQQQGREHVHNQAASVRAVEQQAVCTMAAELHFSPPEIPEPTLMENVLRYGLLFGALFQLLCVLAIILPVSKSPKADSEGFESKTWETVKKPKASAAQLSKKAKKESKKKR from the exons atgcaattgggcttcaggagagcagtctgGAGCTGCCGTTGTAAGGTAGGTGTGCCTTACTGTAAGCGtgctctgaagcagtgctggttaAGCACGGCTCACTCCTCTGTCTTCAAcagatcagctttctgctcacttTATTTCCGTGGCTGGCGTtgtagagcacagcagcagcaaggccgcGAACACGTCCACAACCAG gcagcctccgtgagagcagtggagcagcaggctgtctgcactatggctgctgaactgcatttctctcCACCTGAGATCCCTGAGCCCACACTAATGGAGAACGTGCTGCGCTACGGACTCTTGTTTGGAgcccttttccagctcctgtgtgttCTGGCCATCATCCTGCCAGTTTCCAAGTCCCCAAAGGCA GACTCGGAGGGTTTTGAGTCTAAGACTTGGGAGACGGTGAAGAAACCCAAGGcgagtgctgcacagctgagcaagaaagccaagaaggaaagcaaaaagaaacgataa
- the LOC140261570 gene encoding protein MANBAL-like isoform X1, which produces MQLGFRRAVWSCRCKVGVPYCKRALKQCWLSTAHSSVFNRSAFCSLYFRGWRCRAQQQQGREHVHNQQAASVRAVEQQAVCTMAAELHFSPPEIPEPTLMENVLRYGLLFGALFQLLCVLAIILPVSKSPKADSEGFESKTWETVKKPKASAAQLSKKAKKESKKKR; this is translated from the exons atgcaattgggcttcaggagagcagtctgGAGCTGCCGTTGTAAGGTAGGTGTGCCTTACTGTAAGCGtgctctgaagcagtgctggttaAGCACGGCTCACTCCTCTGTCTTCAAcagatcagctttctgctcacttTATTTCCGTGGCTGGCGTtgtagagcacagcagcagcaaggccgcGAACACGTCCACAACCAG caggcagcctccgtgagagcagtggagcagcaggctgtctgcactatggctgctgaactgcatttctctcCACCTGAGATCCCTGAGCCCACACTAATGGAGAACGTGCTGCGCTACGGACTCTTGTTTGGAgcccttttccagctcctgtgtgttCTGGCCATCATCCTGCCAGTTTCCAAGTCCCCAAAGGCA GACTCGGAGGGTTTTGAGTCTAAGACTTGGGAGACGGTGAAGAAACCCAAGGcgagtgctgcacagctgagcaagaaagccaagaaggaaagcaaaaagaaacgataa